CTTGGGCGTTAGCAAGGGAAGCCTGAAGAAGCTTTTGGACTTTTACGGCGATTTTGAGAGCATTTATGCGGCGAGCTTCGATGAGATCAGATCGCTTACGAATATCCAAACCGCCGAAAAAATTTTAAACAATCATTAACGAAAACCTAACGCAAAAAGCTATATTTAAAGATTTGTTTAGTAAAATCACCCATTAACTTTGCAGGACGGCTAAATCGTCTCCGCCTAGCGTGACGGAAGCGACTTCGTTTCTCCGGTTGAATAAAATTTAACGTCGCGTAAGCTGCGCTTTGAAGGATTTTGTATGAATTTAAATACTACAAGTGCTTTGAGACTTGTTAGCGGTATCCCGTTACTTTTGATTTTCGCGTTTGCATCATATTTCTTGTTTATCTCTTTGCAGGATTACGCCAGAGTGGGAATTTTGCAGCAGCAAATTGCTAAAAATAGCAACCTCGCGGCGTTAGTAGAGCAGGTAGATAAAGAGCGCGGTATCACTTCGGCGTTTTTGGGTAGCGAGGGAAACCCCGGTATGGGAACCCTTCTATCGGGCCAACGCAAAAAAACCGACGATGCGCTTGCAAAGTATAAAGAAAGCAAAAATATCAGTGAAAACGTCATAAAAAAGACTATTTTTGATATTTTCGCTTACGGCACCGGTAATGACGAGCTTCTGGCTGCCGAGACCGATATAGACGGTTTATTAGACAAACTTCCGCAGGTAAGAAGGGATGTCGATGCTCAAAGCAAAAGCTTCGGTGAGCTTTTCAGCTCATATTTTCAAAAATTCGATGATGATGTAAAAACAATCCAACGAGTGCTAAGAGAGGGTCTTGTAAGCTCAAATATTACCGTTTGGACGGTTTCGTTGCTTAATACTTATGAGGCGATGGATGCCACTGCATCGGAGCGCGACTATATTATCGAATACATCATCGGTAGCAAGGCTATGAATCAGGCACAGCTAAGGACTTGGGCTAGCTTCAACCTATCTAGTTCGCTTCCTAATTACTACTTCTTGCCGGAATCTGATGCCAGAGCTGCGATTTTAAAAATTCTAGACGGAGAGGAATTTCAAAACGCATTAAGAGAGACTGCTAAAATTTCAGCCACATTGCAGCAAGAAGCGGACGAGGGACATTATAGCGTGCCTTTTCAAGAGTGGTTTGCCTCTACTACACTTAAATATAAAAAGCTAAGCGAAATTTCTGAAAAGATCAATGCTGAGCTTGCAGCGCATGCCGATACTTATCTAGCGCAAAGACTAAGAAACCTATTTATTGCTCTTGGCATATGGGTTTTAGCGGCTATTTTGGTCGTTTTTGCCTTGGGTATTACAAGACGTTTAAGACAGAACGTTACCGACCTCGGCAACGTGCTTAGCCGAATCGGCGATTTGACGAATCAGCACGAGCATATCGACGTTAGGACTAGTGAGGGTGTTAACAAGGCGTATTCACTTATCGAGGATGCGCTCGATCTGATTGCATATCAAAAGGGCGCTGCGGAGGATGCCAATAAGGCAAAATCGATCTTTTTGGCCAATATGTCGCACGAGATCAGAACGCCACTTAACGGCATCATCGGCTTTACGGAGCTTCTTAAAAATACTGATCTGGATGAAGAGAAGCGCGATTACGTTGATACCATCGAAAAATCGTCCGAAAACCTTCTAACGATCATTAATAACATTTTGGATGTCTCCAAGATCGAAAGTAATAAGGTCGAGCTTGAGGATATCTTATTTAACCCTATTCAAGATTTCGAAAGCGCGGTTGAAATTTACGTAGCTAAGGCTGCCGAAAAGAATATCGACATCCTGCTCTACATCGATCCTACACTCGTGCATCATCTATACGGAGACATCACGAAGATCAAAGAGGTTCTTATCAACCTCATGTCAAATGCGGTCAAATTTACGCCTGAGCACGGCACTATCGTGGTCGAAATTTTAAGGGAGCCTAGCAAAGCTCCAGGAGAGGCGATCGTAACGTTTAGCGTAGAAGATACCGGCATTGGAATTTCTGAAGATAAGCTCGCAAATGTATTTAACGCCTTCTCTCAAGCTGACTCTACAATCACGCGCAAATATGGTGGAACGGGTCTTGGACTTACGATTTCGTCTAAATACGTAGCGATGATGGGCGGCAAGCTTCAGGTCAAATCTACCGTAGGAAAGGGTACTAGATTTTACTTCACCCTTGCTTTTAAAGAGACTCAAAAGACTGATGCAGACGCAGTATTTGAAAGCATCAAAGGATTAAATTTCGCGCTTTTAGCTGATAGCGCCGATACGATGTATAATGATATCGTTAAAAATTATATCAGCAAGCTAGGCGGTAAAATTTCGATATTTAATACGAACGCGCAGTTCCGCTCAGCGCAAAATAATAACAAATATGACGCCCTTATCACTAGATTTAAGAATTACGGCGAGGTTAGCGATATATTGAGTATGCCTACGATCTTAACTCTTAAGCCAAAAGAGCTTCAAAGTATTAGTATTTCAAATTCCAAAATTTTTACCCTTACAGAGCCTTTTAACTTAACTAAATTCGTTAAGACGCTAGATAAAATTTCAAAATCCGGAATTGCTCTAAGTAGATCGGATTTTGCTCCACAGACGCATGAGATTAAGCTGGATGCCGAGGTAGAAAAGCCTATCGTCGCTGATGAAATGATTATGGAAGAGCCGATAGTAAAAGAAAGACCTATCATCAACAAGCTCGATGAATTACGACATGCTACTACTTCGTCGGCAGACGAGCTACGCGCTATCTTGCAAAGCAGAAGGCGTACGCATGATGCCGAGGCTCATTCTGCGCATAAAGAGGAGGCTGTTAGTAAGTCTAGTATCGCTCAAGAGCTCAAAAAAGAAGCTCCTAAGGTGGAAGAGCCGGTCATTAAGCCTATAGATATCGAGCCTATGAGTGATATTAAGATTGAAAAGACAGAGCCTGAATCACCAAAGATCGATATAGATATTCCTGAAATAGTAATTCCACACGCAGGAAAGCCAAAGGTAGAGCCTTCAAGCACAAAGGATGCCCAGACCGATATCGATGAGCCTATATCTTTGGAAATCCCTGATGATTTTGTGGGGCTCAAAACACATGTAACGCAGACTCAGGCTCCTAAAGCCGAAACTCCTAGCATCGATCTTTCTGATATCGAAATAGAGCTTCCTAAGATTAAAAAAGAGGAAGAAGAAGTAAAGGTTGAGCCTGCAAAAATAGAAATTCCAAAGGCTAAGGTTGAGACGCCTAAGGCTGAGATTGAAATTCCTGATATAGATATCGATCTTTCGGATATCAAACCGAGCGCCAAGGTGCAAGAGCCTGCCGAAAAGGTTGAAATTCCAAGCGTAGAAGAAGAAATCCCTGTAGCCGTTAAAACCGAGTCTGAAATTCCTATCGCTAAAGCTTCGAAGCCTGATACTTCAAGTGTTTCTGCTCATGAAAATGAAATTTCAAATGTTAAACTTTCAGAACCTGAAAGTACAGCTGAAAAGATAATTGAGCCAGAACCTATCGCTGTTGAGCCAGAGCCGATAACAATTGAGCCTGAACTAAAACCTATCAAGCCAAAACTTGAAGAGGTTAAACAGGAGCCTTCAAATATCGAGTTTGAATCGATAACGCCAGTAGTAGAACCAGCGGCTCAAAATATTCCTGCCGAAGAGCCGAATATTGAGCCAGAGCCTGTAGATATTCCGAAGGTGGAGCCTGCTACTCAAAACGACCATGTCGAAGAGCCTGAGATCGAGCCTGTTAGCGTAAAAGTCGAACCGGTAGTTATCCAGCAGCCTGAGGAAGAGGAGATGGTCGAGGTGCCCGTTACCGTATACGAAGACGAGCAACAGGAAGAAACCATTATGGTCGAAGAGGATGTCGAAGTCGAAGAAGAGGTTGAAGTGCCGGCAGAGCGAAATCCTGCCGATGAAAATGTACCTTTGGTCAATAGAAAATATAATGCCAAAATCCTTATTGCAGAGGATAATGAGATCAATCAAAAGCTTATGAAGCATACGTTAAATAGCTTTAATATGAATTTGACGATAGTCGAAAACGGACTTTTGGCGCTGGAAGCCAGAAAAGCCAATAACGACTATGATCTCATATTTATGGATATTTCGATGCCTGTTATGGACGGTATAGAATCTACAAAGCAGATCAAGCAATACGAGCACGAAAATAATCTCCGCCACATCCCGATCGTAGCTGTTACTGCCAATGCGCTAAAGGGCGATAGAGAGAAATTTATGGCGGCGGGGCTTGACGAATACTGCACCAAGCCGATCAAAAAGGATATCTTAGCCCAAATGCTAGATAATTTTATCGGTGATAAACGATCTGATGCAGCGCCTGCCGGTGGAACTACAAAGAAGCTGGTTAAAAAGCTTGTCAAACGCCAGGTGCCTAAGACGGTCATTAAAACTGTCAAAGTGCCAAAGACGGTAATGAAGCTAGTTCCTAAAAAAAGCATAGTTTCCGATGACGTAGTGAAAGCTAAGGGTGCGCGCGTGCCGACAAAAGATATACTTATATGTAAGGCAAACATTATGGAAAGTAAAATTTTTGCCAGCATATTAAAACACCAGTATAAAGACGTAGAAATTGCGGGCAATTTCGACCAGCTTATTTCTATGGCGGCTACGGGCAGCTATAAACTTGTTTTGATTGATAAAAAGCTAGCGGGGCTAGACTTAGCGGCGTTAGAGAGCTTGCGCCGAAAAGCGCCTGTGACCAAGCTAGTTCTGTTTTCTAACGACAACGATGAAAATCCACTATTTAACGAAGTCGCTAGTTACAATATTACCAAGTCGGGTCTTGAGAAACTCGCACAAAAATATATATAAGAATGAGGTCTTAAATGAGAGATTTGAAAGTTTTAACGGTTGATGACGACGCTATAAATTTAAAGCTACTTGAAGTTATGCTAAAAAAATACGGCAAATTCCAAACCATACTCCAAGCCAAAAATGGTTTGGACGCTCTTGCCGTACTCGAAGTTCAGCCCGTTGATTTGATTTTATTAGATATCGTAATGCCTGTGATGAATGGGCTGGAATTTTTAGATAATCTTCACGCTAGAGAAAGTATAGCTCATATCCCCGTCATCGTCCTTACTACGGACGAGACCGCTAAACGAGAGGCTTTAAATAAAGGTGCTTATGACTTTATGACAAAGCCCATCAATGACAAAGATCTTCACAAAAAACTAGACGACGTTATGAATATTATCGGCGATTAAATTGCCGATTTTTGTCCTCGTAGCTCAGTAGGATAGAGCGCAAAATTCCTAATTTTGAGGCCACAGGTTCGAATCCTGTCGGGGACACCATCTATCAAATTTTCCCCCTATTTTTAGTTTTTTTGATTTTTTTGAAAGCCCTACTTTACGGCTTTTGTAAATTTTTTCAAAAAAATTTCAAATGCTAAAAACGCTAGATTATACAGGTAGTTTAAGAGAAACTACTATATTAAAAATCGAGATTCTGGGCATAATAAAATATAAAATCTCAATTAGCACTAAAATCCAAGAAGCCTTGCTCGAAAATTTAAAAAATTAGTGTATTATCGCCAATTTTAATTGATAGCTCCTAGCGGAAGACAAAGCCTATAAAAAGCGAATATATGCGAATATATGCCAATAGATGCTTTTTGTTATGCTTAAGCTATAAGGTTTTCTTTTGCGGCAATATTCCGATCGTAAAGAATAGGAGCAATCGATGTTTGATCAAAAACCATTATTCTATTATGACGATAGTAAATTTAAAGGAGCCTCTTTGCAACCCCGCGGCGTTAAAAGCGTCAAGCTTATTCTGGCCTCTATCTTTATAGGCTTAAGCCTAGCTCCTAAAGCGATTATGGCTACTCCTGCCGATATTTCGGGTGCCATAAATTCTGAAGAGCAAAGAATAAGATCAATTAGACAAGGCGCCGAGGATCCCTTCATAACGATACGCAGCGAAGAGTCTCCCGCTTCAAGCGCAACCGCGGAGCCCAAGAAAGCAGGAATTTGCTTTAAAATTTATGAGATCAAACTGATTAACGCAGAAGCGCAAAACGAGCAGAAAAATAGCGCGGATTCTAAATTTAACGAAGCGGATTACGAATCTAAAAACAAAGATGATCTGAAAACCCCAGCCGTCAATCCCAAAGACGGTGCTGGCTCGGGCGTCCTTATCTCTAAACCAAATGATGAAAACTTGGGGCGCGCGAAAATAAAAACTCTCGCTAAGTCCATCGGTTCTACCTCGAATTCCGATCATTCCGTTCCGCCCGGGTTTGAAAGAATTCTAAGTTCCACCCTAAAAGAGCTTAAATTTAAAAGCGGCGACTGCTTGGGAAGCGATGAAATTTTAGCTCTGGCAAGAGCGTATAACAATAAAATCATATCCGCAGGCTTTATTACTACCTCCGTTTCCATCCCCCAGCAAAATATCTCCTCGGGCACCCTTCTTTTAGCTCTGCATCCCGGACGCATAGGCGAGATATCGCTTGAGCCCGGCTCTGAAGCTAAGAACCAAAGAAGCATCTTTACCGCATTCGGCGGCGATAAGAGGGGAGAGATTTTAAATTTAAGAGATCTGGAGCAGGCTATGGAAAATTTCAATGCCGCTTCAAGAAGCGAGGCGGAGATAAGCTTAAGCCCTTCCGCAAAGCAGGGCTACTCCGATATCAATATCTCTAAACAGCAAAGCTCTCCTCTACTGCTTAGACTAAGCGCGGATAATCTGGGCTCCAAATCTAGCGGCAAATACCAAGGCGCGACCATGCTTTACGGCTTAAATTTACTCGGATTAAACGAGAGCGTATTTGCTTCTTACGGTAGGAATTTTTTAAGAGGAGATAAAAAATCTTTAGGGGATGATAGCAAAAGCGGCAGATCAGCTAACTACTACGCAGGCTTTAGTATACCTTTCGGATACTTCTCTCTATCCTTTTGGCAGAACAAATACACCTACGATCAAATAGTACCGGGAACGTATGAGCTTTATACCTATAGTGGAAGCAGCGTTAGAAGAAATTTGGATCTTAACTACGTATATTTTAGAAATCAAAACTCCAAAAATTCTCTGTTTTTTAGAATTTGGCAAAAAAAGTATAAA
This window of the uncultured Campylobacter sp. genome carries:
- a CDS encoding ATP-binding protein is translated as MNLNTTSALRLVSGIPLLLIFAFASYFLFISLQDYARVGILQQQIAKNSNLAALVEQVDKERGITSAFLGSEGNPGMGTLLSGQRKKTDDALAKYKESKNISENVIKKTIFDIFAYGTGNDELLAAETDIDGLLDKLPQVRRDVDAQSKSFGELFSSYFQKFDDDVKTIQRVLREGLVSSNITVWTVSLLNTYEAMDATASERDYIIEYIIGSKAMNQAQLRTWASFNLSSSLPNYYFLPESDARAAILKILDGEEFQNALRETAKISATLQQEADEGHYSVPFQEWFASTTLKYKKLSEISEKINAELAAHADTYLAQRLRNLFIALGIWVLAAILVVFALGITRRLRQNVTDLGNVLSRIGDLTNQHEHIDVRTSEGVNKAYSLIEDALDLIAYQKGAAEDANKAKSIFLANMSHEIRTPLNGIIGFTELLKNTDLDEEKRDYVDTIEKSSENLLTIINNILDVSKIESNKVELEDILFNPIQDFESAVEIYVAKAAEKNIDILLYIDPTLVHHLYGDITKIKEVLINLMSNAVKFTPEHGTIVVEILREPSKAPGEAIVTFSVEDTGIGISEDKLANVFNAFSQADSTITRKYGGTGLGLTISSKYVAMMGGKLQVKSTVGKGTRFYFTLAFKETQKTDADAVFESIKGLNFALLADSADTMYNDIVKNYISKLGGKISIFNTNAQFRSAQNNNKYDALITRFKNYGEVSDILSMPTILTLKPKELQSISISNSKIFTLTEPFNLTKFVKTLDKISKSGIALSRSDFAPQTHEIKLDAEVEKPIVADEMIMEEPIVKERPIINKLDELRHATTSSADELRAILQSRRRTHDAEAHSAHKEEAVSKSSIAQELKKEAPKVEEPVIKPIDIEPMSDIKIEKTEPESPKIDIDIPEIVIPHAGKPKVEPSSTKDAQTDIDEPISLEIPDDFVGLKTHVTQTQAPKAETPSIDLSDIEIELPKIKKEEEEVKVEPAKIEIPKAKVETPKAEIEIPDIDIDLSDIKPSAKVQEPAEKVEIPSVEEEIPVAVKTESEIPIAKASKPDTSSVSAHENEISNVKLSEPESTAEKIIEPEPIAVEPEPITIEPELKPIKPKLEEVKQEPSNIEFESITPVVEPAAQNIPAEEPNIEPEPVDIPKVEPATQNDHVEEPEIEPVSVKVEPVVIQQPEEEEMVEVPVTVYEDEQQEETIMVEEDVEVEEEVEVPAERNPADENVPLVNRKYNAKILIAEDNEINQKLMKHTLNSFNMNLTIVENGLLALEARKANNDYDLIFMDISMPVMDGIESTKQIKQYEHENNLRHIPIVAVTANALKGDREKFMAAGLDEYCTKPIKKDILAQMLDNFIGDKRSDAAPAGGTTKKLVKKLVKRQVPKTVIKTVKVPKTVMKLVPKKSIVSDDVVKAKGARVPTKDILICKANIMESKIFASILKHQYKDVEIAGNFDQLISMAATGSYKLVLIDKKLAGLDLAALESLRRKAPVTKLVLFSNDNDENPLFNEVASYNITKSGLEKLAQKYI
- a CDS encoding response regulator, with amino-acid sequence MRDLKVLTVDDDAINLKLLEVMLKKYGKFQTILQAKNGLDALAVLEVQPVDLILLDIVMPVMNGLEFLDNLHARESIAHIPVIVLTTDETAKREALNKGAYDFMTKPINDKDLHKKLDDVMNIIGD
- a CDS encoding ShlB/FhaC/HecB family hemolysin secretion/activation protein, with the protein product MFDQKPLFYYDDSKFKGASLQPRGVKSVKLILASIFIGLSLAPKAIMATPADISGAINSEEQRIRSIRQGAEDPFITIRSEESPASSATAEPKKAGICFKIYEIKLINAEAQNEQKNSADSKFNEADYESKNKDDLKTPAVNPKDGAGSGVLISKPNDENLGRAKIKTLAKSIGSTSNSDHSVPPGFERILSSTLKELKFKSGDCLGSDEILALARAYNNKIISAGFITTSVSIPQQNISSGTLLLALHPGRIGEISLEPGSEAKNQRSIFTAFGGDKRGEILNLRDLEQAMENFNAASRSEAEISLSPSAKQGYSDINISKQQSSPLLLRLSADNLGSKSSGKYQGATMLYGLNLLGLNESVFASYGRNFLRGDKKSLGDDSKSGRSANYYAGFSIPFGYFSLSFWQNKYTYDQIVPGTYELYTYSGSSVRRNLDLNYVYFRNQNSKNSLFFRIWQKKYKNYIQDYELSNQRKREGGYEAGLKSKVFFDNSSVEMMLSYLKSTGAFNALRAPDEDFGGGSSRYHLINAALNFKTRSSAIPLSYELELYARRASTHLSPIDRLNIGGYYSVRGFDSQMSLLGDSGFYIRNTLEYKYFKNNGVYLAFDVGKLSSKGKDYPAEGEMLSGGGVGLRGNISGSFSYDLLVAFPISKPENFKTDSPALNFSLSYDF